From Mobula birostris isolate sMobBir1 chromosome 8, sMobBir1.hap1, whole genome shotgun sequence, the proteins below share one genomic window:
- the egr3 gene encoding early growth response protein 3, which translates to MTGKIVEKIPVTMNGLLNHLQDSIYPEDDISSAVPTSMNIFSSESSNAYNQMAGDALLDVTMDKGSQDMSYAPTFQSSGRNQTLTYLGKFAFDSPPGPLGGSNWCSENIISLAGLFGVSHSPSTSTQTSTACTMVQNQGEMEQLYQGPTPYPQCSEMYQEQVYHTPPTTTTNLYSNQDYHSKPAQDSNIFPVIPDYNLFHHQNDLSSITDHKHFPSSVDPIRIPPPLTPLTTIKAYTDSKQMPASFGSHPQPLTLKPIRPRKYPNRPSKTPVHERPHACPAEGCDRRFSRSDELTRHLRIHTGHKPFQCRICMRSFSRSDHLTTHIRTHTGEKPFSCDFCGRKFARSDERKRHAKIHLKQKDKKMDKNPTAPNPAAAAGVPVTTCA; encoded by the exons ATGACAGGGAAGATAGTAGAGAAGATCCCGGTGACGATGAACGGCTTGTTAAACCATCTGCAGGATAGTATCTACCCTGAGGATGATATTTCCTCGGCCGTGCCCACCTCCATGAACATTTTTAGCTCGGAATCAAGCAACGCCTACAATCAGATGGCTGGGG ATGCTCTTCTGGACGTTACCATGGACAAAGGAAGTCAGGACATGTCCTACGCTCCCACTTTCCAGAGCTCCGGTCGCAATCAGACTCTCACATACCTGGGTAAATTTGCTTTCGACTCCCCACCCGGGCCACTTGGAGGTTCGAACTGGTGCTCAGAAAACATCATCAGCTTGGCGGGCCTGTTCGGAGTCTCTCATTCGCCCTCGACCAGCACCCAGACATCGACTGCCTGCACCATGGTGCAGAACCAAGGCGAAATGGAACAACTTTATCAGGGACCAACGCCTTATCCACAATGCAGTGAGATGTACCAGGAGCAGGTCTATCACACTCCCCCGACAACCACCACCAACCTCTACTCCAACCAGGATTATCACTCCAAACCTGCTCAGGACAGTAATATATTCCCAGTCATTCCGGATTACAACCTGTTTCACCACCAGAATGACCTGTCTTCCATTACGGATCACAAACATTTCCCATCTTCAGTGGATCCCATTAGGAtccctcctcctctcactccactcaccaCCATCAAAGCCTACACGGATTCTAAGCAGATGCCCGCCAGCTTCGGTTCTCACCCGCAGCCCTTGACCCTGAAGCCCATTCGGCCGAGGAAGTACCCCAACCGACCCAGCAAGACTCCCGTCCACGAGAGACCCCACGCCTGCCCAGCCGAGGGTTGCGACCGACGCTTCTCCAGGTCGGACGAGCTGACCAGACACCTGCGGATCCACACGGGCCACAAGCCCTTCCAGTGTCGCATCTGCATGAGGAGCTTCAGCCGCAGCGACCACCTCACCACCCACATCAGGACCCACACAGGGGAGAAGCCCTTCTCGTGTGACTTCTGTGGGCGCAAGTTTGCCCGGAGTGACGAGCGCAAGAGGCACGCCAAGATCCACCTCAAACAGAAGGATAAAAAAATGGACAAGAACCCCACGGCGCCCAACCCGGCAGCAGCAGCCGGCGTTCCGGTGACAACCTGTGCTTAG